A part of Cytophagia bacterium CHB2 genomic DNA contains:
- a CDS encoding geranylgeranylglyceryl/heptaprenylglyceryl phosphate synthase, whose product MARDGAWRKRAGKHNVFEHLLSVCENNGAGYFVLLDPDKWEADQLAPMASAAAEAGADAILIGSSMLLHPRFDDSVLAVREAIDIPCLLFPGSTIQLSRHADAVLFLSLVSGRNANYLIGEQVKAAPLIRDLGLESIATGYMLIESGRMTSAEYMSNTRPIPRDKHDIAKATALAAQYLGMQWVYLEAGSGAERAIAPEMIAAVANYVDVPLIAGGGIRTPEQAAQCVAAGASFVVTGNILENSGAPAMMRDFADAIHQANRPGA is encoded by the coding sequence TTGGCGCGTGACGGCGCGTGGCGCAAACGCGCAGGCAAACACAATGTATTCGAGCATCTCTTGTCTGTGTGCGAGAACAATGGCGCCGGTTACTTTGTCCTCCTCGATCCCGATAAATGGGAAGCCGATCAGCTCGCGCCTATGGCCTCTGCCGCGGCGGAGGCCGGCGCAGACGCAATTCTCATCGGCAGCAGCATGCTCTTGCATCCACGCTTTGATGACAGCGTGCTCGCCGTTCGGGAAGCGATCGATATTCCCTGCCTGCTTTTTCCCGGCAGCACAATCCAGCTTTCCCGCCATGCCGACGCGGTTCTGTTTTTATCGCTGGTGAGCGGTAGAAATGCGAATTATCTTATCGGCGAGCAAGTTAAAGCTGCGCCGCTCATTCGCGATCTCGGCCTGGAATCCATTGCCACCGGCTATATGTTGATCGAATCAGGCCGCATGACTTCGGCGGAATACATGAGCAACACGCGCCCAATTCCGCGCGACAAGCACGATATCGCAAAAGCCACCGCGCTGGCGGCGCAATATCTCGGCATGCAGTGGGTTTATTTGGAAGCGGGCAGCGGCGCGGAACGCGCGATTGCGCCGGAAATGATCGCTGCAGTTGCAAACTATGTCGATGTTCCTCTCATTGCGGGCGGCGGCATACGCACGCCGGAGCAGGCCGCGCAATGTGTTGCTGCCGGCGCCTCATTTGTTGTCACCGGCAATATTTTGGAAAACTCGGGCGCACCGGCGATGATGCGTGATTTTGCCGATGCCATTCATCAAGCCAACCGCCCGGGCGCATAA